The Pan troglodytes isolate AG18354 chromosome 1, NHGRI_mPanTro3-v2.0_pri, whole genome shotgun sequence genome includes a region encoding these proteins:
- the LOC469539 gene encoding olfactory receptor 10J1-like, whose translation MKKENHSLVNVFIFQGFSSFHEHKLTLFVVFLTLYIFILAGNVIIVSIISIDRHLHTPMYFFVSMLSGSETVYTLVIIPRMLFNLIGLSQPISLAGCATQMFFFITLAINNCFLLTAMGYDRYVAICNPLRYSVVMSKRVCMQLVWGACSIGLIVAMTQVSAVFRLPFCIPKVPHFFCDIRPVMKLSCIDTTVNEILTMIISVLVILIPMGLVFISYILIISTILKIASAEGRKKAFATCASHITVVIVHYGCASVAYFKPKSENTRDQDQLISVTYTVITPLLNPVVYTLRNKEVKDALCRVMGQKFS comes from the coding sequence ATGAAGAAAGAGAATCACTCTTTGgtgaatgtgtttatttttcaagGTTTCTCCAGCTTCCATGAGCACAAGCTCACCCTCTTTGTTGTGTTTCTTACATTGTACATATTCATCCTGGCAGGCAATGTTATCATTGTGAGTATCATTAGTATTGATCGTcacctccacacccccatgtacttcttcGTCAGCATGCTGTCAGGTTCAGAGACTGTCTACACCCTTGTCATTATACCAAGGATGCTGTTTAACCTCATAGGCCTGAGTCAGCCCATTTCCTTGGCAGGTTGTGCCACTCAGATGTTTTTCTTCATTACTTTGGCTATCAACAACTGCTTCCTGCTCACAGCAATGGGGTATGACCGCTACGTGGCCATCTGCAACCCCTTGAGGTACTCAGTCGTCATGAGCAAGAGAGTGTGTATGCAGCTGGTGTGGGGGGCCTGCAGCATTGGCCTAATTGTAGCAATGACACAGGTGTCAGCTGTATTCAGGCTGCCTTTCTGTATTCCAAAGGTGCCCCACTTCTTCTGTGACATCCGACCTGTAATGAAGCTCTCCTGCATTGACACCACAGTCAATGAAATCCTGACTATGATCATCAGTGTGCTGGTGATCCTCATTCCCATGGGTTTGGTTTTCATCTCCTACATCCTCATCATTTCTACCATCCTCAAGATTGCCTCTGCCGAGGGCAGGAAAAAGGCCTTTGCCACCTGTGCTTCTCATATTACTGTGGTTATTGTCCACTATGGCTGTGCCTCCGTTGCTTACTTCAAGCCCAAGTCAGAGAACACCAGAGATCAGGATCAGCTGATCTCAGTGACCTACACTGTCATTACCCCGCTACTGAACCCTGTGGTGTACACTCTGAGGAACAAAGAGGTCAAAGACGCTCTGTGCAGAGTGATGGGTCAAAAATTCTCCTAA